A window from Cryobacterium sp. SO1 encodes these proteins:
- a CDS encoding DUF6121 family protein has protein sequence MRDYQKYATVVAIFATVLYAALLVAAFGLISLATNLDVIADRSAGPLVGPTMTAVAVVLVLIMLITLGIATPPDKQRVVVGFAVATGIAAYGLFIVTGAILVAAGNGDPFGVLLFAGSMLASPFALTVGLLAFIVALIYSILLASHYGENGRPLWPWERRGE, from the coding sequence ATGCGCGATTACCAGAAATACGCGACCGTCGTCGCGATATTCGCGACCGTGCTCTACGCCGCGCTGCTCGTGGCCGCGTTCGGCCTGATCAGCCTGGCCACCAACCTCGACGTGATCGCCGACCGCTCGGCCGGCCCGCTGGTGGGCCCCACCATGACGGCCGTCGCCGTCGTGCTGGTGCTGATCATGCTGATCACCCTCGGCATCGCCACCCCACCCGACAAGCAACGTGTCGTGGTGGGGTTTGCCGTTGCCACCGGCATCGCCGCGTACGGCCTGTTCATCGTCACCGGCGCCATCCTGGTGGCCGCAGGCAACGGCGACCCGTTCGGGGTGCTGCTGTTCGCCGGCAGCATGCTCGCCAGCCCGTTCGCCCTCACGGTGGGCCTGCTGGCCTTCATCGTGGCGCTGATCTACTCGATCCTGCTGGCCTCGCACTACGGCGAAAACGGCCGCCCGCTGTGGCCGTGGGAGCGCCGCGGCGAATAG